A region from the Haloarcula limicola genome encodes:
- the alaS gene encoding alanine--tRNA ligase, which produces MSDLSDAYQLDYFEESGFTRQECGECGDMFWSRADRDTCGEPPCAEYGFIDNPGFDEEYALGEMREAFLSFFEERGHTRIDPYPVAANRWRDDVLLTQASIYDFQPLVTSGTTPPPANPLCISQPCIRMQDIDNVGKTGRHTMAFEMMAHHAFNAREHIEDPEEYAYEGEVYWKEETVAYCVELFEEMGADVDELTLIEDPWVGGGNAGPAFEVIYEGAELATLVFMSLEQDPDGDIEMKDGNRYSEMDTYVVDTGYGLERWTWVSQGTPTVYEAVYPDMIEFLKDNAGVELSEEEEAIVHNAAKLAGRMDIDEAEDIEAERDTIAEHVGVSVEEMRELMAPLEDIYAIADHCRTLAYMLGDGIVPSNVGTGYLARMVLRRTKRLVDNVGVDAPLDELVDMQADRLDYENRDTIRDIVRTEVEKYRETLDRGGRRVRQLADEYAEKDEPIPVEELVELYDSHGIQPDMVEEIAGEKGVDVDVPDDFYSVVAERHGGETAADETEGVPYADRLAELPDTDRLYYEDQQRTEFEAVVLEVFERDDERFDVVLDQTMFYPEGGGQPPDHGTLATDDVTAEVEDVQRYDDVIVHTVDADPGKGEFVRGQIDATRRKRLMQHHTATHIVVHSARRVLGNHVRQAGAQKGVDSSRIDVRHYESVTREQVKEIESVANDLVQDNVPVTQEWPDRNEAEKKHGFDLYQGGIPAGEQIRLIQVAEDIQACGGTHVARTGDIGAIKLLGTERIQDGVIRLTFAAGDAAIEATQRTEDALYEAAEILDVAPDAVPETAERFFDEWKARGKEIEDLKEQLAEARAAGGADTEEVDVGGTTAVVQRIDADMDELRAQANAVVEQGDIAVLGSGRDGAQFVVAVPDGVDVDAGAVVGELAGRVGGGGGGPSDFAQGGGPDADALDDALADAGEILRSVANA; this is translated from the coding sequence ATGAGTGACCTCTCGGACGCCTACCAGCTCGACTACTTCGAGGAGTCGGGATTCACCCGACAGGAGTGCGGCGAGTGCGGCGACATGTTCTGGTCGCGGGCCGACCGCGACACCTGCGGCGAGCCCCCCTGTGCGGAGTACGGGTTCATCGACAACCCCGGCTTCGACGAGGAGTACGCCCTCGGCGAGATGCGCGAGGCGTTCCTCTCCTTCTTCGAGGAGCGGGGCCACACGCGCATCGACCCGTACCCGGTCGCCGCCAACCGCTGGCGCGACGACGTACTGTTGACCCAGGCGTCGATCTACGACTTCCAGCCGCTGGTGACCAGCGGGACGACGCCGCCGCCGGCGAACCCCCTCTGTATCAGCCAGCCCTGCATCCGGATGCAGGACATCGACAACGTCGGCAAGACCGGGCGACACACGATGGCCTTCGAGATGATGGCCCACCACGCGTTCAACGCCCGCGAGCACATCGAGGACCCCGAGGAGTACGCCTACGAGGGCGAGGTCTACTGGAAGGAGGAGACCGTCGCCTACTGCGTCGAGCTGTTCGAGGAAATGGGCGCGGACGTCGACGAGCTCACGCTCATCGAGGACCCGTGGGTCGGCGGCGGCAACGCCGGCCCCGCCTTCGAGGTCATCTACGAGGGCGCGGAGCTGGCGACGCTCGTCTTCATGTCCCTCGAACAGGACCCCGACGGCGACATCGAGATGAAGGACGGCAACCGCTACTCGGAGATGGACACCTACGTCGTCGACACCGGCTACGGGCTGGAGCGCTGGACGTGGGTTTCACAGGGCACTCCAACGGTGTACGAGGCGGTCTACCCTGACATGATCGAGTTCCTCAAGGACAACGCGGGCGTCGAACTGTCCGAGGAGGAGGAGGCGATCGTCCACAACGCCGCGAAGCTGGCGGGCCGGATGGACATCGACGAGGCCGAGGACATCGAAGCGGAGCGGGACACCATCGCCGAACACGTCGGCGTCAGCGTCGAGGAGATGCGCGAGTTGATGGCCCCGCTGGAGGACATCTACGCCATCGCCGACCACTGCCGCACGCTGGCGTACATGCTCGGCGACGGCATCGTCCCCTCGAACGTCGGGACGGGCTACCTCGCGCGGATGGTCCTCCGGCGCACCAAGCGGCTGGTCGACAACGTCGGCGTCGACGCGCCGCTCGACGAACTGGTCGACATGCAGGCCGACCGCCTGGACTACGAGAACCGCGACACCATCCGCGACATCGTCCGCACGGAGGTCGAGAAGTACCGCGAGACCCTCGATAGGGGCGGCCGCCGCGTCCGCCAGCTCGCCGACGAATACGCCGAGAAGGACGAACCGATTCCCGTCGAGGAACTCGTCGAGCTGTACGACTCCCACGGCATCCAGCCGGACATGGTCGAAGAGATCGCCGGCGAGAAGGGCGTCGACGTGGACGTGCCCGACGACTTCTACTCGGTCGTCGCCGAGCGCCACGGCGGCGAGACCGCCGCCGACGAGACGGAGGGCGTGCCCTACGCCGACCGCCTCGCGGAGCTTCCGGACACCGACCGGCTCTACTACGAGGACCAGCAGCGAACCGAGTTCGAGGCCGTCGTGCTGGAGGTGTTCGAGCGCGACGACGAGCGGTTCGACGTGGTGCTCGACCAGACGATGTTCTACCCGGAGGGCGGGGGCCAGCCGCCGGACCACGGGACGCTCGCGACCGACGACGTGACCGCCGAGGTCGAGGACGTCCAGCGCTACGACGACGTCATCGTCCACACCGTCGACGCCGACCCCGGCAAGGGCGAGTTCGTCCGCGGGCAGATCGACGCCACGCGGCGCAAGCGTCTGATGCAACACCACACGGCGACCCACATCGTCGTCCACAGCGCCCGGCGGGTCCTCGGCAACCACGTCCGGCAGGCCGGCGCACAGAAGGGCGTCGACTCCTCGCGCATCGACGTCCGCCACTACGAGTCGGTCACGCGCGAGCAGGTCAAGGAGATCGAGTCGGTGGCCAACGACCTCGTCCAGGACAACGTCCCGGTCACCCAGGAGTGGCCCGACCGCAACGAGGCCGAGAAGAAACACGGCTTCGACCTCTATCAGGGCGGCATCCCGGCCGGCGAGCAGATCCGTCTGATCCAGGTCGCCGAGGACATCCAGGCCTGCGGCGGGACCCACGTCGCCCGCACCGGCGACATCGGTGCCATCAAACTGCTGGGCACCGAGCGGATCCAGGACGGCGTCATCCGCCTGACCTTCGCCGCGGGCGACGCCGCAATCGAGGCCACCCAGCGCACCGAGGACGCCCTCTACGAGGCCGCCGAGATACTCGACGTGGCCCCGGACGCGGTCCCCGAGACGGCCGAGCGCTTCTTCGACGAGTGGAAGGCCCGCGGCAAGGAGATCGAGGACCTCAAGGAGCAACTCGCCGAGGCCCGCGCGGCCGGCGGCGCGGACACCGAGGAGGTCGACGTCGGCGGCACCACCGCGGTCGTCCAGCGCATCGACGCCGACATGGACGAGTTGCGCGCACAGGCCAACGCCGTCGTCGAACAGGGCGACATCGCCGTGCTCGGCTCCGGACGCGACGGCGCGCAGTTCGTGGTCGCCGTCCCCGACGGCGTGGACGTGGACGCCGGCGCGGTCGTCGGCGAACTCGCCGGCCGCGTCGGCGGCGGCGGCGGCGGTCCCTCGGACTTCGCACAGGGGGGCGGTCCCGACGCCGACGCGCTGGACGACGCGCTCGCCGACGCCGGCGAGATCCTGCGCTCCGTCGCCAACGCCTGA
- the samp2 gene encoding ubiquitin-like small modifier protein SAMP2: MNVTVEVAGEDTHELSVDDDATYADLLGPLDLSPHEVSVLVGDQTVPTDQPVEADRVRVVRLIKGG, translated from the coding sequence ATGAACGTCACTGTGGAGGTGGCCGGCGAGGACACCCACGAACTCAGCGTGGACGACGACGCCACCTACGCCGACCTGCTCGGGCCGCTCGACCTCTCGCCGCACGAGGTGTCGGTGCTGGTCGGAGATCAGACGGTGCCGACCGACCAACCGGTCGAGGCCGACCGCGTGCGCGTGGTCCGGCTCATCAAGGGCGGATAG
- a CDS encoding pyridoxamine 5'-phosphate oxidase family protein, with protein MDLDVSFAYTEGMTEAEVERHLRETPHGVLSLADGGDAYAVPVFHHYEDGALYFRLGESPDSRKAAYIEATETATYVVYEVAATDDPDAQRGWSVLARGPVREVPAGDPAYDAVTINERFAPIRIFDEALEEVELTLYELSIEELAGRTN; from the coding sequence ATGGACCTCGACGTCTCCTTCGCCTACACCGAGGGCATGACCGAAGCCGAAGTAGAGCGACACCTACGAGAGACGCCACACGGTGTCCTCTCGCTGGCCGACGGCGGCGACGCCTACGCCGTCCCGGTGTTTCATCACTACGAGGACGGCGCGCTGTACTTCAGACTGGGCGAGTCCCCAGACAGCCGGAAGGCCGCCTACATCGAGGCGACGGAGACGGCGACCTACGTCGTCTACGAAGTGGCGGCCACGGACGACCCCGACGCACAGCGGGGCTGGAGCGTCCTCGCTCGCGGGCCAGTACGGGAAGTCCCGGCCGGCGACCCGGCCTACGACGCCGTTACCATCAACGAGCGGTTCGCGCCGATACGGATCTTCGACGAGGCCCTAGAGGAGGTAGAGTTGACGCTCTACGAGCTCTCTATCGAGGAGTTGGCGGGTCGGACGAACTGA
- a CDS encoding DUF7563 family protein — protein sequence MPECQNCGNFVTADYARVFTPNGVEKPRVCPQCEDKIRDGADVREARSTRRG from the coding sequence ATGCCGGAATGCCAGAACTGCGGCAATTTTGTAACGGCTGACTACGCGCGTGTCTTTACGCCGAACGGGGTCGAGAAACCGCGGGTCTGCCCGCAGTGCGAGGACAAGATCCGGGACGGGGCCGACGTCCGAGAGGCCCGGTCGACACGACGCGGATAG
- the rpiA gene encoding ribose-5-phosphate isomerase RpiA has translation MKQGGSDAAKRAAGEAAAETVEDGAVVGLGTGSTAAHAIRAIGRRVDAGLDAVGVPTSFQSRELAREEGIPLADLDEVSVDVAIDGADEVAGGDLVKGGGAAHAREKVVDASADRFLVVADPTKEAEALSHPVPVEVLPAARSTVAERVEALGGDPDLRRAERKDGPVVTDNGNLVLDCAFGEIADPERLATALSTAPGVVEHGLFVGLADAVYVGSEDGVTVREP, from the coding sequence ATGAAACAGGGCGGCTCCGACGCGGCGAAGCGCGCGGCCGGCGAGGCGGCGGCCGAGACAGTCGAGGACGGGGCGGTCGTCGGGCTCGGGACCGGCAGCACCGCGGCCCACGCGATCCGCGCAATCGGGCGGCGGGTCGACGCCGGGTTGGACGCGGTCGGCGTCCCGACGTCCTTCCAGTCGCGCGAGCTCGCCCGCGAGGAGGGGATTCCGCTCGCGGACTTGGACGAGGTCAGCGTCGACGTCGCCATCGACGGGGCCGACGAGGTGGCCGGCGGCGACCTCGTGAAGGGCGGCGGCGCGGCCCACGCCCGCGAGAAGGTGGTCGACGCGAGCGCCGATCGCTTCCTCGTCGTCGCCGACCCGACGAAGGAGGCCGAGGCGCTCTCGCACCCGGTCCCGGTCGAGGTGCTCCCGGCGGCCCGCTCGACCGTCGCCGAGCGCGTCGAGGCGCTGGGGGGCGACCCCGACCTCCGGCGGGCCGAGCGGAAGGACGGCCCGGTCGTCACCGACAACGGCAACCTCGTCCTCGACTGTGCGTTCGGCGAGATCGCCGACCCCGAGCGCCTCGCTACGGCCCTCTCGACCGCGCCGGGGGTCGTCGAGCACGGCCTGTTCGTCGGGCTGGCCGACGCCGTCTACGTCGGGAGCGAGGACGGCGTCACCGTCCGCGAACCGTAG
- a CDS encoding replication factor C small subunit, whose translation MSEAESESRAGREEVWIEKYRPERLGDVMGHEDIVGRLQSYVDRNDLSHMLFSGPAGTGKTTCATAIARELYGEDWQENFLELNASDERGIDVVRDRIKNFARTSFGGYEYRIIFLDEADALTSDAQSALRRTMEQFSNNVRFILSCNYSSQIIDPIQSRCAVFRFSPLSDDAVEAEIRHIAEEEGIELTDDGLDALVYAADGDMRKAINGLQAASVSGDTVDEQAVYAITSTARPEEIHEMVQSALDGDFTAARATLDRLLTEEGIAGGDVIDQLHRSVWEFDVDDEAAVRILERVGETDYRITQGANETVQLEAMLASLAQPE comes from the coding sequence ATGAGCGAGGCCGAGTCCGAGTCGCGGGCGGGACGCGAAGAGGTGTGGATCGAGAAGTACCGGCCCGAGCGGCTCGGGGACGTGATGGGCCACGAGGACATCGTGGGCCGACTCCAGAGCTACGTCGACCGCAACGACCTGAGCCACATGCTGTTTTCGGGCCCCGCGGGAACTGGAAAGACCACCTGCGCGACGGCCATCGCCCGCGAGCTGTACGGCGAGGACTGGCAGGAGAACTTCCTCGAACTGAATGCCTCCGACGAGCGGGGGATCGACGTGGTGCGGGACCGCATCAAGAACTTCGCGCGGACTAGCTTCGGCGGCTACGAGTACCGCATCATCTTCTTAGACGAGGCCGACGCGTTGACGAGCGACGCCCAGTCGGCCCTGCGTCGGACGATGGAGCAGTTCTCGAACAACGTCCGGTTCATCCTCTCGTGTAACTACTCCAGTCAGATCATCGACCCCATCCAGTCCCGCTGTGCCGTCTTCCGGTTCTCGCCGCTGTCGGACGACGCCGTCGAAGCCGAGATCCGCCACATCGCCGAGGAGGAAGGCATCGAACTCACCGACGACGGACTGGACGCGCTGGTCTACGCCGCCGACGGCGACATGCGGAAGGCCATCAACGGCCTGCAGGCGGCGTCGGTCAGCGGCGACACGGTGGACGAACAGGCGGTGTACGCCATCACCTCGACGGCCCGGCCCGAGGAGATCCACGAGATGGTCCAGTCCGCGCTCGACGGCGACTTCACCGCCGCGCGCGCGACGCTGGACCGCCTGCTCACCGAGGAGGGGATCGCCGGCGGCGACGTCATCGACCAGTTGCACCGGTCGGTCTGGGAGTTCGACGTGGACGACGAGGCGGCGGTCCGCATCCTCGAACGCGTCGGCGAGACCGATTATCGCATCACCCAGGGGGCCAACGAGACGGTGCAGTTGGAGGCGATGCTGGCCTCGCTCGCCCAGCCCGAATAG
- a CDS encoding DUF7563 family protein yields the protein MPECNHCGAHVSDQFARVFADEGGDIRACPNCSANAGIAEVSKERAHQV from the coding sequence ATGCCTGAATGTAATCACTGCGGCGCGCACGTCTCGGACCAGTTCGCCCGTGTATTCGCGGACGAAGGCGGAGATATCCGGGCCTGTCCGAACTGCTCGGCGAACGCTGGCATCGCCGAGGTGTCGAAAGAACGCGCCCACCAAGTGTGA
- the larB gene encoding nickel pincer cofactor biosynthesis protein LarB, translating into MRDLLDAVAAGDLTPAEAEARLSGYATSGAGRFDAARETRSGIPEAVLGDGKTPGEIADLAATAVETTGRAIVTRIDPSAAAAVRDELATLEPDATVRWNERSNWLVATAPAFERPELDAAVAVVTAGTSDAVPAGEAAMMAREMGAQVTRVTDVGVASIARTIDAVDRLRDRDVLVVAAGREGALPTVVAGLVDTPVIGLPVSTGYGHAGEGEAALSGMLQSCTALSTVNVDAGFTAGAQAGLIARQVDAARATDD; encoded by the coding sequence ATGCGCGACCTACTCGACGCGGTCGCGGCGGGCGACCTGACTCCCGCCGAGGCCGAGGCACGACTCTCCGGCTACGCAACGAGCGGCGCCGGCCGGTTCGACGCGGCCCGCGAGACCCGCTCCGGCATCCCGGAGGCGGTACTGGGCGACGGAAAGACACCTGGCGAGATCGCCGACCTCGCGGCGACGGCCGTCGAGACGACCGGGCGGGCCATCGTCACGCGGATCGACCCCTCGGCGGCGGCCGCCGTCCGAGACGAACTGGCGACGCTCGAACCGGACGCAACGGTGCGCTGGAACGAGCGGTCGAACTGGCTCGTCGCGACGGCGCCCGCCTTCGAGCGACCGGAACTCGACGCCGCTGTCGCCGTCGTGACCGCGGGCACGTCCGACGCCGTCCCGGCGGGCGAGGCGGCGATGATGGCCCGCGAGATGGGCGCACAGGTTACGCGGGTCACCGACGTCGGCGTCGCCAGCATCGCCCGGACCATCGACGCGGTGGACCGCCTGCGCGACCGGGACGTCCTCGTCGTCGCGGCGGGCCGGGAAGGGGCGCTGCCGACCGTCGTCGCCGGCCTCGTGGACACGCCGGTCATCGGGCTGCCGGTCTCGACGGGGTACGGCCACGCCGGCGAGGGCGAGGCGGCTCTCTCGGGAATGCTTCAGTCCTGTACCGCGCTCTCGACGGTCAACGTCGACGCGGGCTTCACCGCCGGCGCGCAGGCGGGGCTCATCGCCAGACAGGTCGACGCCGCTCGGGCCACAGATGACTGA
- the glmM gene encoding phosphoglucosamine mutase: MTLFGTSGIRGPVGETVTADLALSVGRALGVDSDRVVVGRDPRGSGEFLQSALVAGLRESGTDVVDVGLASTPTVGRAVGWHDADAGVSVTASHNPPQDNGLKLWQPSGQAFDSEMRETIEGRIHEGAFDPADWDETGGLESADARTPHAEAIRAALDADSLDSDVVVDVGNGAGGVTPDALQSLGCHVETLNGQPDGAFPGRPSEPTPENCESLSTLVEASDADVGIAHDGDADRMRAVAGDGTYLSGDVLLAIFARAAAEAGERVAVPVDTSLAVADHLAEIDVDVEYTPVGDVYVAEAASEPGVAFGGEPSGAWIWPDRTLCPDGPLAACTAVALDAERSLADRAAEVPDYPIRRDNVEVEDKGAVMSRVRDSVLDEYDDATTLDGVRVDLGDGWFLLRASGTQPLIRITAEAREEERADEVLAAAREILTDARE, translated from the coding sequence ATGACTCTGTTCGGGACTAGCGGCATTCGCGGACCGGTCGGTGAAACGGTGACGGCGGACCTCGCGCTGTCGGTCGGCCGGGCGCTCGGCGTCGACAGCGACCGCGTTGTGGTGGGACGGGACCCGCGGGGGAGCGGCGAGTTCCTCCAGTCGGCGCTCGTCGCGGGCTTACGCGAGAGCGGGACCGACGTGGTGGACGTGGGTCTGGCGTCGACGCCGACGGTGGGGCGGGCGGTCGGCTGGCACGACGCCGACGCCGGCGTCTCCGTCACCGCGAGCCACAACCCGCCGCAGGACAACGGGCTGAAGCTCTGGCAGCCGTCGGGGCAGGCATTCGATAGCGAGATGCGCGAGACCATCGAGGGACGCATTCACGAGGGCGCGTTCGACCCCGCCGACTGGGACGAGACCGGTGGCCTCGAATCGGCCGACGCACGAACACCTCACGCCGAGGCCATCCGAGCAGCGCTCGACGCCGACTCGCTCGACAGCGACGTCGTCGTCGACGTGGGCAACGGGGCCGGCGGCGTCACCCCCGACGCGTTGCAGTCGCTGGGCTGTCACGTCGAGACGCTCAACGGTCAGCCGGACGGCGCGTTCCCCGGCCGGCCGAGCGAGCCGACCCCCGAGAACTGCGAGTCGCTCTCGACGCTGGTCGAGGCCTCCGACGCCGACGTGGGAATCGCCCACGACGGCGACGCCGACCGGATGCGTGCGGTGGCGGGCGACGGCACCTACCTCTCGGGCGACGTGCTGCTCGCCATCTTCGCGCGCGCCGCCGCCGAGGCCGGCGAGCGAGTCGCCGTCCCGGTCGATACGAGCCTCGCCGTCGCGGACCACCTCGCCGAGATCGACGTCGACGTCGAGTACACGCCGGTCGGCGACGTCTACGTCGCCGAGGCCGCGAGCGAACCGGGCGTCGCCTTCGGCGGCGAACCCAGCGGCGCGTGGATATGGCCCGACCGGACGCTCTGTCCCGACGGCCCGCTGGCGGCCTGTACCGCCGTCGCGCTGGACGCCGAGCGCTCGCTCGCCGACCGGGCCGCCGAGGTGCCCGACTACCCCATCCGCCGGGACAACGTCGAAGTCGAGGACAAGGGCGCGGTGATGTCCCGCGTCCGCGACAGCGTCCTCGACGAATACGACGACGCGACCACGCTGGACGGCGTCCGCGTCGACCTCGGCGACGGGTGGTTCCTGCTGCGAGCCAGCGGCACGCAACCGCTGATCCGCATCACCGCAGAGGCTCGCGAGGAAGAACGGGCGGACGAGGTGCTGGCCGCGGCCCGCGAGATTCTGACCGACGCCCGCGAGTAG
- a CDS encoding phosphoglucomutase/phosphomannomutase family protein encodes MDEDDAAAITFGTDGWRATLDEFTAPRVRMVGQAVATTLRERGEAGTVAVGYDARETSRGFAEELSRVLCANGFDVLLPDRDTPTPVVAWTVTERGLAGALQITASHNPPEYNGVKFIPNSGAPGLPETTEEIVSNLADPESLPEDEWGSVTEADLVADYADHAIEYADADLEGLSVAYDAMHGSGRGVTDALLERAGADVTAMRDTRDPDFGGGSPEPTAENVEELIRRVREGDADLGVVNDGDADRLGVVTPERGYLDPNLYFAAMYDYLLETRSGDVVRTVSTSSIVDRVAEAHDQSVHETAVGFKWVAQAMADHDALMGGEESGGFGLADHLRNKDGVLLALVTAAADSEESLDARVDRLLAEHGEIHQGRISVDCPEERKEPVLDELESALPESVAGEAVENVNTVDGFKIGLADGTWVLVRPSGTEPKLRVYAEASSEERLDELLSAGRELVAPLV; translated from the coding sequence ATGGACGAAGACGACGCCGCGGCGATAACCTTCGGCACCGACGGGTGGCGAGCGACGTTAGACGAGTTCACCGCCCCCCGGGTTCGGATGGTCGGACAGGCCGTCGCCACGACGCTTCGAGAGCGCGGCGAGGCGGGGACGGTCGCCGTCGGCTACGACGCCCGCGAGACCTCGCGCGGGTTCGCCGAGGAACTGTCCCGCGTGCTGTGTGCCAACGGGTTCGACGTGCTGCTCCCCGACCGCGACACGCCGACGCCCGTCGTCGCGTGGACGGTCACGGAGCGCGGGCTGGCCGGCGCGCTCCAGATCACCGCGAGCCACAACCCGCCGGAGTACAACGGCGTGAAGTTCATTCCGAACTCGGGCGCGCCAGGGCTCCCCGAGACGACCGAGGAGATCGTCTCGAACCTCGCCGACCCCGAGTCACTGCCCGAGGACGAGTGGGGGTCGGTCACCGAGGCGGACCTCGTCGCCGACTATGCCGACCACGCCATCGAGTACGCCGATGCCGATCTGGAGGGCCTCTCGGTCGCCTACGACGCGATGCACGGGAGCGGTCGCGGCGTCACGGACGCGCTCCTCGAACGCGCCGGCGCGGACGTGACGGCGATGCGGGACACGCGGGACCCCGACTTCGGCGGCGGGTCCCCGGAACCGACCGCCGAGAACGTCGAGGAGCTGATCCGGCGCGTCCGCGAGGGCGACGCCGACCTCGGCGTCGTCAACGACGGCGACGCCGACCGCCTCGGCGTCGTCACGCCCGAGCGGGGCTACCTCGACCCGAACCTCTACTTCGCGGCGATGTACGACTACCTGCTCGAAACTCGGTCGGGCGACGTGGTGCGGACCGTCTCCACGTCCAGCATCGTCGACCGGGTCGCGGAGGCCCACGACCAATCGGTCCACGAGACCGCCGTCGGGTTCAAGTGGGTCGCACAGGCGATGGCCGACCACGACGCCCTGATGGGCGGCGAGGAGTCGGGCGGGTTCGGCCTCGCCGACCACCTCCGGAACAAGGACGGCGTCTTGCTGGCGCTGGTGACCGCCGCCGCCGACAGCGAGGAGTCGCTCGACGCCCGCGTCGACCGCCTGCTCGCCGAACACGGCGAGATCCACCAGGGCCGAATCAGCGTCGACTGCCCCGAGGAGCGGAAGGAACCGGTTCTCGACGAACTGGAATCGGCACTGCCCGAGTCGGTGGCCGGCGAGGCCGTCGAGAACGTCAACACCGTCGACGGATTCAAGATCGGACTGGCCGACGGGACGTGGGTGCTCGTCCGCCCGTCGGGCACCGAGCCGAAGCTCCGCGTCTACGCCGAGGCGAGTAGCGAGGAGCGACTGGACGAACTGCTGTCGGCCGGTCGGGAACTCGTCGCACCGCTGGTTTAA
- a CDS encoding GIY-YIG nuclease family protein: MTTTRSPGHYTYVLRCSDGSFYTGYTTDVERRVREHDEGDGAKYTRGRTPVELVHVERFESKSAAMSREYEIKQFSRSRKERLVEGADAPESLDPRDDG, translated from the coding sequence ATGACTACCACGCGGAGCCCTGGTCACTACACGTACGTCCTGCGGTGTAGTGACGGGAGTTTTTACACCGGCTACACGACCGACGTGGAGCGACGGGTTCGCGAACACGACGAGGGCGACGGCGCGAAGTACACGCGCGGCCGGACGCCGGTCGAACTCGTCCACGTCGAGCGCTTCGAGTCGAAATCCGCGGCCATGAGCCGGGAGTACGAGATAAAGCAGTTCTCCCGCTCCCGAAAGGAGCGGTTGGTCGAGGGAGCGGACGCGCCCGAGTCACTTGACCCCCGCGACGACGGGTGA
- a CDS encoding GNAT family N-acetyltransferase produces MSVREATAADLPDVMNVLDGAALAVDAETVRASMGSGGTLVAVSEDGERVLGALVLDGCRIEAVAVRRRRRGQGIGTALVEAAGERRERLTAAFDADVRPFYAKLGFEIEDGDESGRLRGER; encoded by the coding sequence GTGTCGGTTCGCGAGGCGACCGCCGCGGACCTGCCCGACGTGATGAACGTCCTCGACGGCGCGGCGCTCGCCGTCGACGCGGAGACGGTTCGAGCGAGCATGGGTTCGGGTGGAACGCTCGTCGCGGTCTCCGAGGACGGCGAGCGCGTGCTGGGGGCGCTCGTCCTCGACGGCTGCCGTATCGAAGCCGTCGCGGTCCGCCGGCGGCGACGGGGACAGGGCATCGGGACGGCGCTGGTCGAGGCGGCCGGCGAACGCCGCGAGCGGCTGACGGCGGCGTTCGACGCCGACGTTCGACCGTTCTACGCGAAACTGGGGTTCGAAATCGAAGACGGCGACGAGTCCGGACGGCTGCGGGGCGAACGATAG
- a CDS encoding archaellin/type IV pilin N-terminal domain-containing protein, which yields MYRLREERADERGQVGIGTLIVFIAMVLVAAIAAGVLINTAGFLQNSAEATGQESSDSTTNRVQVVSATGSHFSDNEVGVVRLTIKKAPGSGNVDLGQATVQWVGPSGSYYQLAESGASGSPDGRFGVSEVQDDDSSLPVLDSTEDRFTITLDIGSRDVVTDGNQFGEELAEGETATVRITTTSGATTIERIVVPKTLSGGSAVAV from the coding sequence ATGTATCGGTTGCGAGAGGAGCGGGCGGACGAGCGGGGGCAGGTGGGTATCGGGACCCTCATCGTGTTCATCGCGATGGTGCTGGTCGCCGCCATCGCCGCGGGCGTCCTCATCAACACGGCCGGCTTCCTCCAGAACTCCGCGGAGGCGACCGGCCAGGAATCGAGCGACTCGACGACCAATCGCGTCCAGGTCGTCAGCGCGACCGGAAGTCACTTCTCGGACAACGAGGTCGGCGTAGTGAGACTCACCATCAAGAAAGCGCCGGGGTCGGGGAACGTCGACCTCGGGCAGGCGACGGTGCAGTGGGTCGGCCCCAGCGGGTCGTACTACCAACTGGCCGAGAGCGGCGCGTCGGGGTCGCCGGACGGCCGTTTCGGGGTCAGTGAGGTGCAGGACGACGACAGTTCCCTGCCCGTCCTCGACTCGACGGAGGACCGGTTCACGATCACGCTGGACATCGGAAGCAGGGATGTCGTCACGGACGGCAACCAGTTCGGCGAGGAACTCGCGGAGGGCGAGACGGCGACGGTCCGGATCACGACCACGTCGGGCGCGACGACCATCGAGCGCATCGTCGTCCCGAAGACGCTCTCTGGCGGTTCAGCGGTGGCGGTGTGA
- a CDS encoding DUF1931 domain-containing protein: MADLIVKAAVKEELDDMNVASDFYDALDDEVEELLSDAARRAEENDRKTVQPRDL, encoded by the coding sequence ATGGCAGACCTAATCGTCAAAGCCGCTGTGAAGGAAGAGCTCGATGACATGAACGTAGCCTCGGACTTCTACGACGCCCTGGACGACGAAGTCGAGGAGCTGCTCTCGGACGCCGCCCGCCGAGCCGAGGAGAACGACCGCAAGACGGTCCAGCCGCGCGACCTGTAA